The sequence actaaacctaaaaatatgtacaaacctacaaaaagaaccaaaaattggggaaaagaaatgattttcataaagcttttcaacacaaaagttagtcgtaaatgatgAAGGACTtttcttggcttgtaatgaggctgggctgCAAACAATTCATGGCTTTTGTAGGATGCAAAAGCTtaagttctaggagagcattcatccttagatcaacctttttctctttttattccaGCTCTATTACTTGCCTTTTACATTCAAGGCACTTTGCTTCACTTAGCTTCAATAACAACACACACTCAGCTTTTATTCttgaattttctctcttttttatttattttattttagcagcTTTTACTTGCTGCTTTTTGATATTATTGTGTATGTTGTTATTTGCCTTACCACACTTGTTGTCACCCCATAATCTCCCTCAAAGTTGGGGCAAATTTTCTTTGAACCACAATGCtttcctacaacctaagacaaggtagatgGAGATTACAATTTACAAGCTCAGGGTTCAAGTCAATCAGTCAATTTTCAGCTCAACATGGGTGCAAGGAATAATTCATTCATGAACAGggtaagctttttggctaaATGGTTGTCTCAATCAATCATggtcttcatcatcttcaaactcatgcattcattcagtaatcagagattcatgcaaaaatcagtactCAATGCTAGTTGTTCTCTCACAGTTAAAGTTCACACAACTCACCGGGTTGTGGCTAATGCTTACCTTCACAATTTATCTGtcaaaccaactaacattttcagtcatgcCCTTAATTCATGTTATTTCTCTTCTAATTATTGCATACTCATTCAAAGCATTTGATCTAATCATCGCAATTCACTCAATTCATGCAATCAATCAATTCAAATCAttcacaaacacaaaattttcagATAAAACAACCATTACATAATCAATCAAACTGCAAActgttcaacaagctttcaCATTTACTGAATAAATAAACaactaactaaaactaaaagttaaaaacatcaactgaaaataaaatgtatcaAAAGCAGAAGAAATAAATCCAAATCCTATCATGGCTCGTCCTGTGTCGCTGTGGGCTCATCCAGAGGTGAGGAGGGAGCATCCTAGGCTGGCTGAGGAATATCCTGAGCTGTAACAAGCCATGGGTCCCAGGTGCTCTTTGTATCCGCATCAGCAGCGCCATCCACCTCCAAAATAGGTGAAGTAACTGGTGAAGCCTGTGGAGTAGCCACTGGAGTGGCCTCTAGAACTACCTCCGGCTGAGGCTCTGGCTCTAACTGAGGCTCTTGGGCTGCGAAAGCCTCACTTTCCCCCAAAGGAGAAGGCTAGACTCCTGGTCAGGTCACCTGTGCCATGAAATCCTCCATCCTAATGATAGGTCGATGTTGAGCTGAGTCATGAATACTCTGCATCACTAGGCATAAGCCACGGTATAGGCTCTGCAGCATCGGCTCTGTGACCTCTGAGCATTGGCACTATGCTGGAACTAATGATGGTGGAGCAGAGGTGCCAATCTAAACTGGAGCTAATGGAAGTGGTGATGCTGAAGTAGAGGGAGTTGGAGTAGAAGTAGAAGCAGGGGGAGCAGGAGCAGAAGAAGATGGGCCCTCAGATCCTCGAGCTTGAGCCTTGCGAGTCCTTGGAAATACGATCATGGGATCTTCCGGGTTCCAGCAATTCTTCTTTATgtatgccaaattaatggcagggCTGAAGGACTCAAAAGTGAGGGAGTTTGAGATAACTCATCGGGCCACGCAAAGTGCAGGAATAAGGGTTGGAAAGTCGAGCCTCGAGGAGTTGGACAGGGCTATTTGAGAAATCTGGTGTGATATGAGGAAGCCCACGCccatgtccatcttcataaCTAGCCCATAGACTAACCTCACCCTGTCCATACTCAAATCAGACTTATGAAAAGTGGGGGCGAGGTTGGAGTATGATAACACACTCCAAGTCTGGGCTAGTGTAGTCAAATCCTTCCTCATGAGCTTCCAGGGCGCCCCCTCAGCATTTAAAATGAACCCACGCCTTGGAATGCAGAGCTTGGAAGCAAGCTCTTGAGGATCTATACGCGTCCTACAGAAAATAGAATATGAAGGGTACTGCTCCCCTGGCAGAATGACTAGTGGTGTCTCCAGGAAGTCATTCAGTGATGTCACATCGAACGTAATTAGCTTTCCTCTAACTCGAACCTATTTTAGTGATTTGTCTTCAGGGTCATACAGGTTCGAGTAGAACTCCTTGACCAGGGCCACATCAATGTGCCCGTCCATGTGCTAGGTCAAGGCCATGTGCCAGTTCCTTCTTATCAGCTCTCTTCTGAATTCTTCATACTTAGTCACAAAGAGGTTAACGTTCCTCTCCGAAAGGATGTTCCGGGAGTGAACGTTCTATGAATATCGCTCCCAAGCAACCTCGGAAACGAACCGAGTGGTGTCATAAGGTCCCCGAGGTTGGAAGGTTATGGCTTTCCTCTTCCTGGAGGCCatttgcataaaaaatagtCACAGGAATCAAGTTAGGCAGGTTTTTATTTCAACTGAaaccagaaaaataaaacagaaaaacagACTGGGCGCTTAGTAAGACTAACTCGCTTAGCGCCAACACTCACTTAGCGCACAGGGCATGCTTAGCGCAACAACACAAAAACACACACTTTGGCTAAGCGAGATATACCCGCTTAGCTAAAACAACACAGTGGCTAAGCGAGCATGGCTCGCTAAGCTCTATTCTCTCACAGAGAGataattgcgcttagcgaggctgactcgcttagcgcgacacaCTAAACAGGATTAGCGCCATCAGGCGCTTAGCCCAAAATGACTACTAGAACTtaactggcttagcgagcaggctcACTAAGCcaaattccaaaataaaaaatcagaaaaCTAAAATGctttgggcttagcgagactgactcacttagcgcatgaacaaaaaattagaaaccTAAAATGctttgggcttagcgagactgactcgcttagcccaagcTTATTCAACCTACAGAGGCTGGGTGGCTTAGCAAGACTAACTCTCTTAGCCACCAACTGAAGACAAAAAGCCTCTTAGACTATGACTCAAGCAACACAACTCGCTAAGCGTGGCATGTCAgctaagcgagttcatacgAACACACAAACAAAACTGGAAATTTAAACACTCGCTAAGCCGAAGTGcagtggcttagcgagttcatacagGCATTCatatattcaaacaaaaatgataaacaCACTTAGCGGGACAGGGCcagcttagcgagttcatccaaAAACCCAGAAATTCAAGAAAAACGGATGAACTCTCTTAGCGCACAGTCGCGCTTAGCGAGCACATCGAGAATTCCAAAAAACTTAGGGCTTTTCAGCCCCCTACCACAGGCCTCAAAACCTAATCAAAACAACTCAAAAGCATATACATTGTGCATGAAACAAAACCCCTAACAACATGTTTTCAATTAACTAACTAAACAACAATTAAATCAACACAAAATTAAAGCTTTAAAACCACTACAATAAGTCTTTTAATCCTAAGGTTCagagcaaaaataaaaatgcaaagtAGAAATCACTTACTTGGATTGCAGTGTAGAGAAGCAAAGAAGAAGCACAGAGAAGCAGAAGGCATAATGGAAGCACATTGCAGAGAGTGCAAGAGTGAGTGAGAATTGAGGAGTGAATGCACAAAGGAAACTGCCTAAGGCAGTTAAGCCTTATTTTTGGCAGTTTCGAATGCCTCGTTAGTGCGggtcactcgctaagcgagcactcAATGACTTTTGGGTTTTCAGAATTCAAACTCACGCGCTTAGCGGGCAGACTCGCTCAACCCAATTCCAAAATTGAAAATCCAGAGAAGGATTTGGGCTTAGCACGAAGGGTCACCCTTAGCGAGTCCTGTAACTATGATTGGTCTGCAACTCTCGCTTGGCGGGCCATGGGCCGGCTTAGCGAATAAAATGCTTCTTGATGCAGTAGtggggctcgcttagcgagagacTCTCGCTTAGTGTAATTCTAAACCCAAGAGGGTTTGGGCTTAGCAGGCTGACCCGTTGGGCCCAATtctcattaatggtccaacagaGAGGAAATTTCGCTTAGCGCACAGAGGGCGCTTAGCGAGATGCAGCTGTGTGCTTAATGATATGACTCACTTAGCCCAATTCCAAAAGATGAAATTCCAGAGAAGTTTTTGGGCTTAACGCACAGGGCTCGCTCAGCGAGGCCCTTTCAACCAATGAGTAGGGGTTGATGCACTTAGCGCGAGAAGAGACTCGCTCAGCGCATGAACAAAGAGTCGCTTAGCGCATGAGGCGCGCTGAGCAAGTGGATggctaaaaaaatttctaagttatttttccaTCCATAGCTTCAGAGAAGCTTAATCAACCCCATATCCAAATGCAAAACATGCTGATGATTCATTCAAACAATCACAAGCAAGTAATCCTAACTATATGCagtgaacaaaaaaattaaaaagagctAGATTGCCTCCCAGTAAACGCTTGTTTaacatcattagcttgacgTAACTTATTTCATGTGTCTTGAAAAAACATGAGGTTGGTCATCCTCTCAATGTTCCCTCCATGATACTGCTTTAATCTCTGACCATTTACTATCCATGTTTTGTCTGGAGTTTCTGATTGAGGATCAAATAATTCCACAGCCCCGTAAGGCTTGACATCTTTGATGATGAAGGCTCCAAAACATTTGGATTTCAGCTTGCCTGGAAAcaatttcaatcttgaattgaaCAACAACACTCGTTGTCCTAGCTTGAACTCCTTTTTGAGCAACTTCTTATCATGATAggccttcactttttctttgTACAATTTTGAAGACTCATGGGCATTCATCCTCATTTCTTCTAGCTCCAAGAGTTGTAACTTCCTCTTTTCTCCTGCTAAGGACTCATCAAAATTAAGGAATTCCAGAGCCCAATATGCTTTGTGTTCCAATTCCATAGGTAGATGACAAGATTTGCCATAAACCATTTGGAATGGTGATAAGCCTATAGGTGTTTTAAATGCAGTTTTGTAAGCCCATAATGCATCATCTAGCTTGCTTGACCAATCTTTTCTCGAGGAAGCTACAGTTTTATCcaaaattttcttcaatttcCTGTTGGAGACTTCAGCTTAGCCATTTGTTTATGGGTGATAAGGTGAGGCTACTTTGTATGTGACATGATAGTGGCCTAACACCTTCTACAGTTGGTTGTTACGAAAATGAGAGCCCCCGTCACTTATTAGGACTCTAGGAACTCCAAAGCGagcaaaaatattcttcttcaGAAACTTCACCACAGTTTTAGCATCATTCTTCGGAGCTGCCACTGCTTCAACCCACTTGGAGACATAATCCACAACTACAAGAATgtattcatttccaaaagatgTAGGAATAGGACCTACAAAATCAATTCCCCAGCCATCAAAGATTTCCACTTCCATGATGTTCTGCAAGggcattttatttttcctagaAATTCCTCCCATCCTTTGACATTGACCACAGTGACTGGCATGTTCATGAGCATCTTTGAAAAGTGTTGGCCAGAAGAACTCTGATTGTAGAACTTTAGCTGCTATCTTGTCTCCACTATAATGCCCTCCACATGGTGAGTTATGACAATGCCATAGTATGTCCTTGGCTTTTTCCCTCGTTACACATCTTCTCAAAAGGTTGTCAGCACTAATCTTAAACAAATGTGGATCATCCCAAATATAGAAGTGAGCATCATGTAGGAATTTCTTCCTTTATTGCCAAGTCAAATCCTTGGGAATGATTCCAGCTGCCTTGAAGTTAGCCAAATTTGCAAACCATGGTCTCTCACTTACCATAAACAGTGATTCATCAGGGAATTCATCTTTTATTTCTAGCTTTTTTAAGGTTACTTCTTCATTGACTAGTCTTGACAAGTGGTCAACTACCACATTTTCATATCCTTTCTTGTCTTTAATAACTAGATCAAATTCTTGGAGTAACAAAATCCATCTGATCAACCGAGGCTTGGAATCATCTTTATTAAGCAAATACTTGATAGCTGCATGATCGGTGTAGATTATTACCATTGACCCCACCAAGTATGACCTGAATTTTTCTAATGTGTAGGCAATTGCTAGCATTTCCTTCTCTGTGGTAGCATAATTAACCTGAGCATCATTCAGAACCTTGTTGGCATAGTAAATTGCATGGAATACTCTGCCTTTTCTCTGGCCCAAGACAGTGCCTACAACATAATCGCTTACATCACACATTAGTTCAAACTCTTGACCCCAATTTGGTGTTGTAATCATAGGAGCAGACACTAGGCTGGTCTTTAGGGTATTAAATGCTTGCACACAGTcttcatcaaataaaaatagtgcaTCCTTGTTAAGCAGATTGCTGATTGGTTtggcaattttttaaaagtccTTTATAAaactgatgtagctccatgtggagcttgtaggccttggatcttcttcatcaatggagtcctttgcttcttgaatatcAATGGAAGTGAAATggaaaaggagaaagatgattggaaacaccacttcaaggagaagatgagtcaagaagaagctcgccaccataggaagccatggataagagtttggaggtaggagaagatgaatgaagggagaggaagagaagaacatgaaattttgtgcttcaaaagaggtctgaactttgaattttaattttcaaatgatcaaagttgaaaaaatgcacacacatgacctctatttatagtctaagtatcacacaaaattggagggaaatttgaatttctatttaaatttcacttgaatttgaaattgaatttatggagccaaattttggagccaaaatttcactaattatgattagtgaatttcagttatggttcagcccactaatccaagatcaagtccaagattctccactaagtgtgcttaggtgtcatgaggcatgtaaagcatgaaggacatgcacaaagtgtgactatatgatgtggcaatggggtgtagtaagcaaatgctcacctccccctctaaaatttaaatggattgggcttctaccaattcaattaaatttatttcctaacacacacatcaaatattcacttagtgcatgtaaaattacaaaaccacccctaatacaaaaattagtcttggtgccctaaaatacaagggctgaaaaatcctatatttttagggtaccctacctacattatggagccctaaatacaaagacaaaaaaaataatgaaatcttaatctaatatgtacaaagataagtggacccaacctgagcccatgggctcaaaaatctaccctgaggttcatgagaaccctcgggccttcttcaacagctctagcccaatcctcttggagcctctagctcatggctctggtaactggtcccttcctagggaggattgcatcattccctcccccttgaaaaggatttgaactcaaatcccgaggttcttaaaactttgggcttttttcctcaacacctgtaaaaagaaaaaaaaacatatatattagtggtgtttgctatgttgaagtaaggtaaggtcttaaaacccatttcctaggcatcttcccatgaaggaacatggttcctcaccaattcaattaaatttatttccaaccacacacatcaaatattcacttaatgcatgtaaaattacaaaactacccctaatacaaaaactagtctaggtgccctaaaatacaagggctaaaaaatcctacatttctagggtaccttccCTATATtttggagccctaaatacaaggccaaaaaataatgaaaccttaatctaatatgtacaaagataagcgagctcatacttagcccatgggcccaaaatctaccttaagactcatgagaactctagggccttctctagcatctctggcccaatcttcttggagtcttctatccaatgccattgcagggtaggattgcatcagaaacGCCTATAAAACCCAGCACGCCCTAAAAAAATTCTCACTCCTTTGACATTAACCGGAGGGGGTAACTTCTCAATCACATCAATTTTTGCTTTATCAACTTCAATCCCCCTCGCAGAGATCTTGTGGCCTAATACAATACCTTCTTGCACCATGAAATAACATTTTTCCCAATTAAGCACCAGATTTGTCTCTTCGCATCGTTGCAACACTTTCTCTAAATTTGATAGACAACAATCAAAAGATGAACCAAAGACGGAGAAGTCATCCATGAACACCTCAATACATTTCTCCACCATGTCAACAAAAATCGCCATCATACATCTTTGGAGAGTTGCAGGAGCATTGCAAAGACCAAATGGCATTCGCTTGTAGGCAAACACACCAAAGGGGCGAGTAAATGttgtcttttcttggtcatttgGATCTACAGCAATTTGATTGTAGCCAAAATATCCATCTAAAAATCAATAGAATGATTGGTCAGCTAGCCTTTCAAGCATCTAATCCATAAAGGGAAGTGGATAATGATCCTTTCTGGTGGCTTCATTTAGCTTTCTATAATCAATACACATCCTCCAGCCAATGACAGTTCTTGTGGGAATTAAATCATTCTTCCCATTCCTTATCACTGTCATGcctcctttcttgggaaccacCTGCACAGAGCTAACCCAAGCACTATCTAAGATTGGATAGATGAGGCCTGCCTCCGGTAGTTTAAGCATCGCTTTTCTCACTTCCTCTTTCATAACTGGATTCAATCTTCTTTGTGGCTGTCTCAAAGGCTTATAGTCAGCTTCCATATTGATCTTATGCATACAATAAGAAGGGTTGAttcatttcaaataaaaaatgtgtcatCCAATGACTGCCTTATGTTTCTTCAATACCTTCACCAGTTGATCTTCCTCTTCCTTCCTCAAAGAGCTGTTAATGATCACCGGATTGGCTTCATTCTCCCTGACAACGGCGCCAAAATACTTGTTTCACCTCTCGGCAACTGCGAAGTTTATCAGCAAGTGCACTGAGTcatacaagtagtataaaacgataAGATCGAGTATCATATCCATAGGGAGtttgtttcattcaga is a genomic window of Glycine max cultivar Williams 82 unplaced genomic scaffold, Glycine_max_v4.0 scaffold_78, whole genome shotgun sequence containing:
- the LOC102660052 gene encoding uncharacterized protein is translated as MELEHKAYWALEFLNFDESLAGEKRKLQLLELEEMRMNAHESSKLYKEKVKAYHDKKLLKKEFKLGQRVLLFNSRLKLFPGKLKSKCFGAFIIKDVKPYGAVELFDPQSETPDKTWIVNGQRLKQYHGGNIERMTNLMFFQDT